The following proteins are encoded in a genomic region of Cryptomeria japonica chromosome 11, Sugi_1.0, whole genome shotgun sequence:
- the LOC131038186 gene encoding E3 ubiquitin-protein ligase PUB23 has translation MEREIEVPPYFVCSISMQIMQDPVTLCTDVTYDREGIEKWIYELRKNTCPATMQVLHDRELTPNHTLRRLIQQWCIANSSAIPDLPLDTDQLNEMLRHIGSCPAPPFRVKALKKLRTLAAESDTNRQCIASSDAPAVLVSVIESHSPEAGETGCCYDVAVACEEALTVLHSLQLPDETVESLTTARCLASVASILKRGTSNARFQAAMLLLTVSTKGVERFVTNANDNLIEGLLELLTEEVCHKASSAALQVLTAMSINSRRRRKKVIEAGAVSVLIELLTEQTPERGSACERMLFLLDVLCRCGEGRAAVADHAMGIPAISKKIFRVSHLATDKAVRILWSLCKFSLSQHIMNEMLQVGAVKKLCTLLYVDCRPKTKRKATEMLKLHGNYWSSSSCFTTGCILCNCDKQLFFY, from the coding sequence ATGGAAAGGGAGATCGAAGTCCCTCCCTATTTTGTTTGCTCAATATCGATGCAAATCATGCAGGATCCTGTAACCCTCTGCACGGATGTCACCTACGACAGGGAAGGCATAGAGAAATGGATATATGAGTTGCGGAAGAACACCTGCCCCGCCACGATGCAAGTCCTCCACGACAGGGAGCTCACACCCAACCACACCTTGCGCCGCCTCATTCAGCAGTGGTGCATCGCCAACTCCTCCGCCATACCAGATCTTCCCTTGGACACCGATCAACTCAACGAAATGCTCCGACACATCGGTTCCTGCCCGGCGCCGCCTTTTCGCGTGAAGGCCTTGAAAAAACTCAGGACTCTGGCAGCCGAGAGCGACACCAACAGACAGTGCATCGCTTCGTCTGATGCACCGGCTGTCTTAGTCTCTGTCATCGAAAGCCATTCCCCAGAAGCCGGTGAAACAGGTTGCTGCTACGATGTCGCGGTGGCATGCGAGGAAGCCTTGACGGTTCTCCATTCTCTTCAATTGCCCGACGAAACAGTGGAGTCGCTCACCACCGCCAGGTGCCTGGCTTCTGTGGCCTCAATTCTCAAGAGGGGCACCTCCAATGCCCGATTTCAAGCCGCCATGCTTTTACTGACAGTGTCAACGAAAGGCGTGGAACGGTTTGTAACGAACGCCAACGACAATTTAATCGAAGGCTTGTTGGAGCTATTGACGGAGGAGGTTTGCCACAAAGCTTCATCAGCCGCCCTGCAAGTGTTGACCGCAATGAGTATCAACAGCAGGCGCAGAAGAAAGAAAGTCATCGAGGCAGGAGCAGTCTCCGTCTTGATCGAATTGCTTACCGAGCAGACGCCTGAGAGGGGGAGCGCCTGCGAGAGAATGCTATTTCTTCTCGATGTCTTGTGCAGATGCGGCGAAGGAAGAGCTGCCGTCGCCGACCACGCCATGGGCATCCCTGCGATCTCTAAGAAGATATTTCGGGTGTCTCATTTGGCTACTGATAAAGCTGTTCGAATCCTTTGGTCGCTTTGCAAATTCTCCCTGTCTCAGCATATTATGAACGAGATGTTGCAAGTGGGTGCTGTGAAGAAGCTTTGCACGCTCCTCTATGTCGATTGCAGGCCTAAAACTAAGCGCAAAGCAACGGAGATGCTTAAACTGCACGGTAATTACTGGAGTAGCTCGTCATGCTTCACCACGGGATGTATCCTTTGTAATTGTGATAAACAGCTATTTTTTTATTAG